GTATACAAGTGAAATTCTAGTTTTTTCTGTACATGCTGATATTGGTATATCTAGAAAATGAGTTTTTAATCCTAAGTCAAGATAATTTTTTCGATTAGAAGATCATGATGTATAgatgtaattaaaatttttaataaaaaacatgGATGTACAAATAAATTTGACCTTCGAATGCCCTTAAACTTACTGATTAAACTTTCTTGTTTTACTAAGTGGTTTTGTTGGCTCAAAGAAAATTGATAGGTTGAGTTACATAGAAATTGACCCtaggtaaaaataaaataaaaaaatcaagctAAGAATGACATTTTGGAAATGCCAAAGTTGATGGCCTGCAGCCCATTGTAAAATTGGCttattgaaataatgaaaCATGCCCCCATGTGAAAACAACATAATATCATATTCCATGATTTAAACCTTTCACTTAACTTATATTGACTTGACATATGTCGTTATAACCAACtttaatatggagtagtattttaaacatgGTCCCCTCTCCATGAACCATCCTATTTAGGTATTAGGAGTAGCAATTTtcctactttaattttttttttttatcgaaaAAGTGCATAAACTTTCGaatttactactaatatttctCCAAGTTTTCTGATCTCTGCGATGATAGCCAATAGGAAAAAGGGATAATAATCTTAGTAGACGCTGCAACAACTGTTTCACTAGTGGTGAAAGTGATtggtttataattttataatgaaaattttaacgTCGCCCCAAgaccaataattaaataaatcccACTATCATTAATTCTAATGAAACAATAAtgtttatattcttatttgaTTACCGGCCAGCCAATCAGATTGCGAGGACTACGTAAAGTAACAAATAATGCTCAACAGTACACAAATCAAACAGAGTAATCTGATTGGCTTAATAGTTGCTTGTTTGTCCATTGTTGATTGGTCGTTCATtgtcttttttctttactttttattgtaatagtagtagtacttactATTGTTTGGTCGtacattattttgaataattacaTATTCACTCCGTGCATACAAATATGtgtaaaagtaaaatcaaCTATCATCCGTCCAAAAATTTCCATTTGTGAAAAGTTACCTCAACTTTTTACtcttataaatcaaattatttacaactaatatcatcattaaaatattaataatgatgGAATCTCACTGTCCACTGTCACTGCTCTAACTCTCTAAGTCTTTAACTAtctttcttttcctctctcttactagactatttttgtcttaattctcaTGTCATATcatatgtcatatttttatgggacgaatggagtaaatCACAGTACATCATATACGAGAATGAGAGTCGTAGCTGAAAGtgaaataacaaaattcaaattcacaaTAATTTGCACCAATTAGAAGCTGAGAAAGGGTTTCTTATTTTATGTactttcataattttgatggTAGAGCCGAACTTCCCATTTCATGAGCTAGTGTCAATGAACCTTGTTGTGTAATCTCAGCATAGAAAAATCCATGTGACAGACAAAAATCGTTCAAAGTAGTTGTCGacaatttcaaattctttCTTCGAACTAACCCTCGAGAATTTTTGTTCAATTTGAAGTCCtaataaaatgacaacgttaattattatgcattattTCCTTCTCAATGCCCACATTGACGTTCTAATTTGCCACATCGAGTTTAATTTCGGTGAAGACtaaatttatggaaaatagCTACAACAACTAAGttcgtattttttttactttcaaaGTTTACGAGCTAAACTAAATTTAGGCGCAAATAGCCTTTTAATATTTCGCAAtccaaagaaagaaaaaagttaagCTATAAACGAACATGGTGAAAAAAGGAAGATTTAGTAGCCTCTTATAATAAGATTGTGTTGCATATACATGATCTAGTAATAGTGTGGTTAACTCTAGCTTGGGGTTAAAAATCTCAAGTCTGAATCCACTATctttaaaattattcattcattcaacCAAAAAGGATTGTGTTGTGTACAGGTATGTCTAGTAGTAAGCTAAAGTTCTCAGGTTTTAATAAAACCATCACACATGGGatctttaaaattatttgttcattcaaaaaaaagatagagagagaagCACCTAATAGTTAAAAAAGTGAGGCAAACAAAACATACGACAAGAACCTCACtgaaaacaaatgaaattcatgaattttaaattacaagAATTTGTGGTATGGATTTATGGCGCAGCAAAGATCGCCTGCCTAATTCTGGAAATGTTTAGCGGCGTTGACTCAACATCAAGTGGAAATGCAGATAAGAAAAAGGGTGGCCAAGAATGATAATTATCTAAAGTAAAAAGTTCATAATGATCTCAACAAGAAGAGTAAGTCTTCTAATCTAGTTGAGGTTGTCTCATTTTCAATGAATGCAACTTAGTCCTACTTCCAAGTTGAGGTTGTCTCATTTTCTTCTACATCATTTTCAGCATTAATTTATCTTGTAATTTGCTGTAACAAGATTAACTTTTCCTTTCAGTAGACCCCACCGATAAAAGCCCCTTCCAACGAGCCAAATCGATCCCTTTCCCGTTTCGTTACTCTCCACTATCGATGTTGGATTCAGTCAGGCCTACATATTCACCCACCCACCACCCTTATATCTAATCCTTTTATAAGCTGTATCTAACCTTCACTATTTTCTGCACTAGCGTGGTTTACTTCGACCTATAAAAACACTCCTCTACAACACAGATACCCCACGAGGGAAGTGAGAGCATGCACTTCTCTATAGttaagaaagaaaagtttTCCCGTTGACACCATGGTCGCTGAGCTTATCATGGAGGCAAGTAATATCCTTAGGAAAAGAGTGAACGATGATACTTCCATTCCACACTCTGGTAATATGTCAGAAGCTTCAGCACAAAGCTCAAATCAAGCTTACTTCCGCTCCCAAGAGTATTATATTCATCACGAATCTTTCAAGTACGGTCAACTTCTATATGCTACGAGGCATAGAAAATATACCATTAttgtttctaagttctaacCGCATATGTctgcttctttttctttttcccccTAAAAAGGCTCTTTGTAGGCTCTTGGAACGTAGGAGGCGTCCGACCTCCAGACAACTTGAACCTCGACAAGTTGCTCAACACTGAAGACACCATGGCAGATATATATGTTTTGGGGTAATCTTTAACTATTATGAGCATGTCTAGCTAAATGAAAGGGACTAGAAtcagcttttttttttattattaactaATAACTCCTGGAAGGTTTCAAGAAATTGTCCCTCTCAATGCTGGAAATATTTTGGCGACAGAGAATAGTGACGTTTCAGTGAAGTGGAACTCTTTAATTAAAGCAGCTCTTAACAAGAGGACACCGGCAGAAGATACATTACAAAAGACAGAAATTGGAGAGTCACAAAGAATTTATCCCCTAAGAACACAGAGTTCCACCAAGTCTAATGCCACAGATTATAAATGCATAATAAGTAAACAAATGGTAGGAATATATATTACCATATGGGCAAGAACCGAGCTACACCAGTACATCAACAATCTGGGTGTCTCATGCGTCGGATGTGGTATCTTGGGGCGCCTGGGAAACAAGGTAATAAGTTTGAATCAGACTTGATGAATGTTAATGATAAATTATGAAGATAACCTACTCTTAATGGTAATGTGTCGTACATTGCATGTGATATTACTTCCAAATTTGTTTTGAAGTATACTGATATACCAGTAGTAACTAACTGGATCTATACGATATTACAGGGTTCAGTCTCCGTCAGATTTTGCTTGCATGAAACAAGCTTTTGTTTTGTATGCAGCCATTTGGCTTCAGGTGGTAAAGAAGGCGATGAGAGACACCGAAATGCAGATGCAGCACATATATTAGCACGCACCCTATTTCTGCCTGAACCCCTCCGGCATTTGCCCAGAAAAATTTTAGACCATGAGTACGTATATCAGATATATCGCTCAGATCACATAGTGATTATGCTGTCTATTATTTTATGGGAGATGAACTGAAGTTGAACCTTTTTAATGCAAATTTAAGCATAAGTACTGCTTTCTTGAAAGCACTAGTCACTTGATAACTTGCAGTGCTAATACCCTTATACATGGAAAATATGAACAATTTACTTGAACTTAACATAAGAGCATTTCTAACTTGTTTTGAATAACTTCAAAACATTACTTATTATCAATACTGGATTCACTCATGTAGCCTCTAATGCTCAAAAGTTGCTCCTGTTTTGCAACAGCCGGGTGATTTGGCTAGGAGACTTAAATTACAGGATTCACCTGCCTGAGGATACGACGAGATCCTTGGTGAAGAACAAAGAATGGAGCTTACTGTTAGAAAATGATCAggtaaagaaaaataggaaaacTTTTGATTGTATTAAAAACGTACTTCACCTAGAATAGCCACAGTCAGTTattctaataatttaattctgcACAATTCAAATAAAGTTGATAGCTGAGATGAACAAAGGACGTGCCTTTGAGGAATGGCATGAGGAACTAATTGAGTTTGCACCTACATATAAATATGACCAGAACTCGGATGACTATTATGGATCTggtcaaaaaataaaagtgaagagAATGCGAGCTCCGGCATGGTAAGCCATTTTCCCCTTTAAATTTTCTACTCAACTAACTGTTCCCAGATGTGATAGAAGTAGAATTTGTGCAGGTGTGATAGAATAATTTGGTTTGGCAAAGGACTGAAGCAGATCCAGTACAACAGAGTTGAATCCAGATTATCTGATCATAGACCTGTTTACGCAAGGTTCACTGCATATGTAGAGGTGTCTAAACTCCCAGGAATGCAAAGCAGCGCCTTGTCAAGCTGAACTGCTTATTCAGAAACTGATTTATATTAAGTAAATCTGAATGACTAATTCCTATATTTTGTAGCTACTAGAGGATATAAGCAAATCTTAATGTACCACCTCCACCACTCCCCGCCGCCAgatttgtatatttatgaTGGCAAATGTACAGAGAGTGCTGGAGCTTCAATGAGATGCACCATATAAAGATATTATCAGATATATCATCTAcaaccaaaattttgaattgttgaaatttatttagttcAAGTTGAACTTTGGCAGAAGTGAATAAcgaattcaaaaataaaagagcaAAAATGGGGctactaaacaaaaaaaagagtacAAATCAgttgactaaaataaaagctGTCATGAAAATGGAGATTGTTTAGTAGTAAGTTACTATCactaatatatattgtttaaGTTTGTCATCCTTATTATAGCTTACATGACATAAATCAGTTTTAAATGTGGAGGGGGAGGAAGAGTTAAATAAGAGTAGTGGAATCTCTGTATATAAACTCAAACAGGAtattttcaaatcaataagCTTAGGAAGTGGCTGGAATCTATGTTAATTCATAATCTCATGACTTGGCATGATTTTACAATTGGATATCATCATACTCCAAGGAATTACTAATCCATGCGGATGGGATTAGTCATCCCTCCCCCCACCCCTTCATATTCCTTATTTTCAAGAATGAATTTCATCTATTCTTTTGACAAAAACTatccattaatttttgttatgataaattaaccatttcttttatctctcttGGATATCGTTAGATGAGTCAAACTGATCGGCGTGGACTAAAAGATTGTCAAACTCGTCCAAAAATTGGGCTGAGTGGGTCAGCAATGTTTGACATCTCTAGATAATATGTGAGCATACTAGATAGAAATGTTAGATTGATATGGACACACTAGTATAGAGCTTGAACCTCCAAGAGTGCTAGAGCTTCGCAATAAAACATTctacaaaaaaattcatgagTATTTTAAGTGTTTTCATTAAGCTATACAGCAGTCCTCTCAATCAAATAATTCGAGTTCGGGGCTGTTTTACGTGGTTTAATTGGTTGGAAAATATCATATGTTTACATGttaaacacattaaattataaacacaCCTCCAAGACTGCCTGAGCTTCATTGTCTAATGACTTACAAAGTATCTCATAGTTTTTCTCTGGTCCCAACTGCAAgaggaaaaaagataataacaaTATGAATATGGGAATTCCAAggtttaaaatattaacttttCACCATGTTGGGGAAGTTGGATAAAAGTTGACAGTATCGAGAGTGTTCTAACCGGATTTACTTTTGAGGGAGAAATTGCAGCAATTGTGTACCTGAAAGAGATTAAAATGCAATAAAGAGTAGTTGAGAAGCCACGCAAATACCAGCCCCACCAAAAAAACCAATGAAGCATTAGAGTCATGGTTCTGCCCAAGCAACTGGGGCCTGTCAAGCATGATATTGCAGGTGGACGGTATACATGAATTGCGAGAAagatatttccttttttcttaatgAAGCTACACAGGAAATGGAGGccaaaaaacaaatttcacaGAAAAAATATCTTATGGTATAATATCGGAGTCCCTTTTATAATGGAGTTAATCAGTAATTtctaatgaaacaaaataaactatGAGACAAGACATTGTTTTTTTACATGAAAGTCGTCATAAGAGAAAGATTTGCAGTTTGCTGATGAGTAACATTTCAACCAGAATGTGATGACTTAATGTGCTGATGACAAAAGTTACATAAGCAATTTTAGGCAAAGCAATTACTAATCGTACTTTACATTTTACATTCTCCTATAAGTAAATTGCTGGGATCATCACTAAAAGAATCTTGAAACTGGTTTTGAAAGTGTCGGCCTGAGCGAACCATTGCTAAAAAAGTGATGTCTGAGAAATATTTCTATAGAGCTTGTAGTGAGAAACAGAAATATCAAATCTCAGTTTAGTAGTTAGTTGGCATGAATTATTGCACACATCAGACAGGTAGGAGTCAAGTGTCAAAGATCATGTCCGCTACTATTCTTTGTAATGCATTGCAGACCAGAGTTAagagaaattacaaatatcatGGATACAAGTCATGTGGCTATGTTCAGTCTCTTGTTTCATAATACGCAGAATAAAAACCAGTTAAGTGATATACAATCTGGATTAGCTAGTGGACTGTGATGTTTTTCAAACTAGACGTTGCCCTGGCTGGCAGTTGGCGGTTCAGaacttttattctctttacgattctacataaaaaaaaaataaatgatgtaTTTACCATATAAATCATTTCAAACAGTGTATACACAATGACCCACCTCagtttacatatataaaagttcATTGCCATTGGATTTGCTCTTTGTACGGTTAGAACCACAGCACCCATTCCATTCTGAAATAGAAGCAATTTTAAGCAATGAGTTTCTCTGAACAGGGGAACCTCACCATTAGGCATTAGGAGAAATTGTTTCAATGAGTGGCATTTGAATTTCATGGGCCATCTTAGTGAAATTAATGGAGAGAGAATTCAAAGAGACCagtaatatattctttaatgGTATAGACATCACTGGTGGGTTGGCATTTGTGAACGAATTTGttcaaatgatttttttctcaCACAAAATCCAGATTCTGCATAGGTACTTTAAGGGGGTATTTAGCAATCTATGGGTATGGGGAATGGGAATGGCTAACACATACCCAGACCcccaaacaaaaacaaaatgactGATTCCTGACTTTTCGAAATGAACTTGAGTGTCATGGAATGATTCTGCCACACCAAACAACCCTCTTCTTTTAATTCCAATTCCCCACTTCATTAACCCCCATAAGCCTCACTCAAATTtagataagaaaaatatattccagctaaatgaaaataggaaCATACAACCATACCTGAGAAGCAATTAGCTCAATTAGTTGCATTAAGAATTTCCCTAGTCCCTTTCCTTGAACACGATGCTCAAGCTGTAATTCATAAACATAAAGTACAGGCACCTCTTCCTCCAGAGTGAATCGGTAATGTACAAAACCTACAATAGAGCCCTTACAATTGCATGGCCTCTCCACATCCCTGAGATCTAACGCTTTATCAGCATCCTCATCTGATACCTCATGCACAAATATGTAACGAGCTTCAGGTGCAACCATATCACGTCTCTTGATCTTTTCTTCATCTGACCACTCTGGTCCAAAAGGTGCCTCCATGTTCAGCTGAATAAGAAAATACATCCAGGGTTGGCaaagaaaaaacacaaatcaaaACATATGTTTTGAGAAACGCAGCAGAAGGATTATTATATGACATCAAGGCTACCTTGAGAAGGTTTTGTATGTATTGTTTTGTCCGAACAGGGAGCCTATCGCCACGTCCTGACTCCAAATGCGCATGCAATCCTGGTAATGACATGATTTAGATAGTACTGTGAATATTTAAAACAGAAGGCGTCCAATGCAGGAATCAAGAAAGAGTAACCATTACAAGAGCATGTCTGTTTAGCCAGTATGATACATCAATTACAGGATACATAGATTAAAAACAGGAAAAATCGGAAGTCTTGCATTTCTCGGGGATTCCTAATAAAAATTTGCAGAAAAAAAAGTccatttgatttctttttcaatcACAAATCCATTATTCCAAACATAGAGTGCTGTTACAGTTTCAGTACTTGAATAGCCACCATACAGCCATGAAAGGTCACATAACAACCACAGTGTACTACTTAGCACATTATGCTCTTACAACCCCCAAAaccacaacaacaacaatataaGTGTTACTACTAACAATTActataatagaaaaaagaaaaatcacatTAAGTGTCCTGCCAACAGAAAATGAATCTCTCAATTACAATGCCGCCACATTAGCAATTAATTTCACCAAATAGTATCAGAAAAACTGTAAGAGACAACAAAGCTTGAGATGCAGACAAACCGTTTCCTCGATAGTGGCGAAAATGCGGACAAGTATCGAGATGATCTTTCACCGAAGAAGCGGCTTTGATCCTGTTCTCGAttgctttcttcttctcaatTATCTGCCTTAGCATATGGATTGCGAAACCGATATTAAATCGAAAACGCTCAATTTTTCAGCTTAGGAAACAATGATTACAGGAAATAATTCAGTTTAATTGATGGATAAACCAATATACCTCTCGCCGCGTCTTCTTTCTTGCTCTCTCGCAACTATTGCTTTCAGCTTCCATCTGagaaaatttttgtttttgtttccctcgcatttgttttatttcgtctgccatttatatactcctatattttccttgaaaaataatattactccatGAAATAACCCAAGACCACCCCcaccccccaaaaaaaaaattttttttactgtaaatcgtaaattttttattttcaattgtaATCGAATATGATGTACTTTCTATTGAACTTTCATTACGAGGCTTGAGTCCCTAatttactacctccgtcccacgaTGAGAGTTATTAGACTCCACATTCAACCAATCAattatactcacattttattataaaactaatatatataagtggtaCTCATAATcaactaacttattcaaccacgtttctttacatttattaaaatctatgCACACACTAAATGTGACATTTAATGTGAGACGGAAGTAGTAGTTTTTTGGACCATAGAAAAATTGGGAAAAtgataggagtactatttttcatggacagatgattatttttttaatgaaattgttgtatttataaactttgaaatttaCTTTAAAATACAATTTGAGCTCCAACCAATTTCTAAAACTCATCCCCACCCCCATAACGATCCGACTTGGAGCCGCGTCTTTGTGTGGCAAATCAAACCTCTTCGAGGAGTCTCCTGCCACATTCAACCGATGCCACACCCCTCCTATGTTGGACCTGAATACTCGCACCCCCACCCTACAACGTCAAACTTAGGAACCGCAATAGGCAGTTTGGGTGTGCCAGATCCAATTTCTCTGAAAAGTCTCAAGTCAAACTCAGCCAGCACCACACCTTTCCCTATGTTGGACTTGATCACCTAAGAGCATCTTCATccatgctcttagctaagaccACGGAAGTGGACCTGgatccacttttactccttaaCCTTaactaagagcacaacactcaCATCCGTCCTCTTAGCTAAGAACAAACTCAAGAATttcaccattctattattcaatttaaataaaaacatttttacaatattaaaatgcattaaaaatacccggAATACtcttacaaattacaaaataattaaaaattacataattcaaatcctaaaaattaaaaattacataattcaaatcctaaaaattaaaaattacgtaattaaaatccataaaatttcataatgaaaaagtatgaatgatagataatttgatgtgaaaagtggatgatgaacgtgtgtatttatagatgattttgggatttaaaaaaatccaaaaaatccaaaaataacgtccataaacggctctattttttgggaatctaaaaatatatttttttataatttttggtattatttcgaattatttccgaatttaaaaaaataaaagaaaaatcaattttgcCAACGGCTtagccgttggccaatcacaTGGTGCCATggacgtgctcttatttaagagcagcATCGTGCCGCTGGCACAGACGAACGACGTACATTGGCGGACGAGCTTGTCCTTGCCAGCGGCAAGGACGGACGGACGGCGTTCCACTAAccgttgcggatgctctaatactTTCCCTACTTCATCCCCTACTCCACCTCTCACAAACATAAGTGAAGGGCCCaccatcatattttatgtttgtgaagGGTGGAGTAGGGGATGAAGTAGGGAAAGTATTAAGTGATCTAAACTGCCGCACGTCCGCAACACAATGGACTATGTACCGCACTGTTGTGAACGGTTGACACCTCTCCTCTGCACCCGTTGTAGATGCCCTAGGACCATAGATACATATGAGTAATGTTGAGGTAGTATGTACACATTATAAGTATATCGTATTTTATAAGATAGGTCTGCCAAAATACTCTCAATGAaacattataaatttgttgtaagatactagtagtagtataaattaaaaaaatataaaattctctGTACCACAGATTCATTAAacatgctttttttttatataatgctCATAATCTAGGGTTGCAAATAGTTGAATTCATTTGAACGAACACCCTAAACCCAGAGCCAATCTCCTACTCCATAATTTTAACTCCACTCCTACTCCACCTactcacaacaaaataaaataatattataatcatgaacaatttttaataaatgaagatggattattttattttggtatgaGTGTGGAGTAGCTGTAGAAGTGTGGTAGGATTGTGGAATAGGGGATCCGCTCCGTCCTAAACCactgtttatatatattcataagttgaattaattactgggggtcctattctaatgcttatagcactctaatccaaaatcaagactaaatctccacccttggattttaaaatgagtggatgagattaaagctcacaaaatctcaataaatagtagacaaaatatcaacaaaagggtaatatcgtcattatgttatcatatgataattttcgtgagtgtttttttatat
The genomic region above belongs to Salvia hispanica cultivar TCC Black 2014 chromosome 3, UniMelb_Shisp_WGS_1.0, whole genome shotgun sequence and contains:
- the LOC125212332 gene encoding N-alpha-acetyltransferase 40 isoform X2, coding for MADEIKQMRGKQKQKFSQMEAESNSCERARKKTRREIIEKKKAIENRIKAASSVKDHLDTCPHFRHYRGNGLHAHLESGRGDRLPVRTKQYIQNLLKLNMEAPFGPEWSDEEKIKRRDMVAPEARYIFVHEVSDEDADKALDLRDVERPCNCKGSIVGFVHYRFTLEEEVPVLYVYELQLEHRVQGKGLGKFLMQLIELIASQNGMGAVVLTVQRANPMAMNFYICKLRYTIAAISPSKVNPLGPEKNYEILCAPRYHIRRMRHPDC
- the LOC125212332 gene encoding N-alpha-acetyltransferase 40 isoform X1 codes for the protein MADEIKQMRGKQKQKFSQMEAESNSCERARKKTRREIIEKKKAIENRIKAASSVKDHLDTCPHFRHYRGNGLHAHLESGRGDRLPVRTKQYIQNLLKLNMEAPFGPEWSDEEKIKRRDMVAPEARYIFVHEVSDEDADKALDLRDVERPCNCKGSIVGFVHYRFTLEEEVPVLYVYELQLEHRVQGKGLGKFLMQLIELIASQNGMGAVVLTVQRANPMAMNFYICKLRYTIAAISPSKVNPLGPEKNYEILCKSLDNEAQAVLEAPQDTTSDA
- the LOC125212331 gene encoding type IV inositol polyphosphate 5-phosphatase 9-like isoform X2 — encoded protein: MVAELIMEASNILRKRVNDDTSIPHSGNMSEASAQSSNQAYFRSQEYYIHHESFKLFVGSWNVGGVRPPDNLNLDKLLNTEDTMADIYVLGFQEIVPLNAGNILATENSDVSVKWNSLIKAALNKRTPAEDTLQKTEIGESQRIYPLRTQSSTKSNATDYKCIISKQMVGIYITIWARTELHQYINNLGVSCVGCGILGRLGNKGSVSVRFCLHETSFCFVCSHLASGGKEGDERHRNADAAHILARTLFLPEPLRHLPRKILDHDRVIWLGDLNYRIHLPEDTTRSLVKNKEWSLLLENDQNSDDYYGSGQKIKVKRMRAPAWCDRIIWFGKGLKQIQYNRVESRLSDHRPVYARFTAYVEVSKLPGMQSSALSS
- the LOC125212331 gene encoding type IV inositol polyphosphate 5-phosphatase 9-like isoform X1 translates to MVAELIMEASNILRKRVNDDTSIPHSGNMSEASAQSSNQAYFRSQEYYIHHESFKLFVGSWNVGGVRPPDNLNLDKLLNTEDTMADIYVLGFQEIVPLNAGNILATENSDVSVKWNSLIKAALNKRTPAEDTLQKTEIGESQRIYPLRTQSSTKSNATDYKCIISKQMVGIYITIWARTELHQYINNLGVSCVGCGILGRLGNKGSVSVRFCLHETSFCFVCSHLASGGKEGDERHRNADAAHILARTLFLPEPLRHLPRKILDHDRVIWLGDLNYRIHLPEDTTRSLVKNKEWSLLLENDQLIAEMNKGRAFEEWHEELIEFAPTYKYDQNSDDYYGSGQKIKVKRMRAPAWCDRIIWFGKGLKQIQYNRVESRLSDHRPVYARFTAYVEVSKLPGMQSSALSS
- the LOC125212332 gene encoding N-alpha-acetyltransferase 40 isoform X3, whose protein sequence is MADEIKQMRGKQKQKFSQMEAESNSCERARKKTRREIIEKKKAIENRIKAASSVKDHLDTCPHFRHYRGNGLHAHLESGRGDRLPVRTKQYIQNLLKLNMEAPFGPEWSDEEKIKRRDMVAPEARYIFVHEVSDEDADKALDLRDVERPCNCKGSIVGFVHYRFTLEEEVPVLYVYELQLEHRVQGKGLGKFLMQLIELIASQNGMGAVVLTVQRANPMAMNFYICKLRIVKRIKVLNRQLPARATSSLKNITVH